One segment of Treponema pectinovorum DNA contains the following:
- a CDS encoding flagellin N-terminal helical domain-containing protein, with amino-acid sequence MVINHNMSALYSNRQLGVTNLGLQKDMEKLSSGEKINRAGDDASGLAVSEKMRSQIRGLNQASQNAQNGISFIQVAEGYLQETTDIMQRIRELAVQSSNGIYSDEDRMQIQVEVSQLVAEVDRIASSAQFNGMNMLTGRFAQSTGENVVTGSMWFHIGANMDQRMQVFIGTMTAEALGIREIGNENVMSLAGPDLANRAIGTIDEALKKINKQRADLGGYQNRMEYAVRGLDVSAENMQASESRIRDTDMAAQMVEFTKNQVLTQAGTAMLAQANSQSQNVLSLLR; translated from the coding sequence ATGGTCATCAACCACAACATGTCAGCTCTTTACTCCAACAGACAGCTTGGGGTAACAAATTTAGGTCTTCAGAAAGACATGGAAAAACTCTCATCTGGCGAAAAAATCAATCGTGCAGGTGATGATGCTTCTGGATTGGCAGTATCTGAAAAGATGCGCAGTCAAATCAGAGGATTGAATCAGGCTTCTCAGAATGCTCAAAATGGAATCAGTTTTATTCAGGTAGCTGAAGGTTACTTGCAGGAAACTACTGACATCATGCAGAGAATCCGCGAACTTGCAGTTCAGTCTTCTAACGGTATCTACAGCGATGAAGATCGCATGCAGATTCAGGTTGAAGTATCTCAGTTAGTTGCAGAAGTAGATCGCATCGCTTCTTCGGCACAGTTCAACGGTATGAACATGCTTACAGGTCGCTTTGCTCAGTCTACAGGTGAAAACGTTGTTACAGGTTCTATGTGGTTCCACATTGGAGCAAACATGGATCAGCGTATGCAGGTATTCATTGGCACTATGACTGCTGAAGCACTCGGTATCAGAGAAATCGGTAATGAAAATGTTATGAGTCTGGCAGGACCTGATTTGGCCAACCGCGCAATCGGAACTATCGACGAAGCTCTTAAAAAGATTAACAAGCAGCGCGCCGACCTTGGTGGATACCAGAACCGCATGGAATATGCAGTTCGTGGTCTTGATGTTTCAGCTGAAAATATGCAGGCTTCTGAATCACGCATCCGTGATACTGATATGGCTGCACAGATGGTTGAATTTACAAAGAACCAGGTACTCACACAAGCAGGAACAGCAATGCTTGCTCAGGCAAATTCACAGTCTCAAAACGTATTGTCTTTGCTTAGATAG
- the tsaE gene encoding tRNA (adenosine(37)-N6)-threonylcarbamoyltransferase complex ATPase subunit type 1 TsaE, with the protein MTIYTQSAQQTIELGKKIGSYLIKGDIIALQGTLGVGKTTITKGIALALNIEDTITSPTFCLISEYEGKMPLYHMDVYRLEGTEDFINLGVDDLLYGNGVCIIEWSEKIMDELPAKTITIKIEPAQDSTSSKRAITIENWPYADL; encoded by the coding sequence ATGACGATATACACTCAATCCGCACAGCAGACGATTGAACTTGGAAAAAAGATAGGAAGTTATTTAATAAAAGGTGACATCATCGCTTTGCAAGGAACATTAGGAGTAGGAAAAACAACAATAACAAAAGGGATTGCGCTCGCCCTAAACATAGAAGATACGATAACAAGTCCAACTTTCTGCCTTATAAGCGAATACGAAGGAAAGATGCCGCTTTATCACATGGATGTGTATCGACTTGAAGGAACAGAAGATTTTATAAACTTAGGAGTCGATGACCTGCTCTATGGAAACGGAGTTTGCATAATCGAATGGTCGGAAAAAATAATGGATGAACTTCCTGCAAAGACTATAACAATCAAAATTGAACCTGCTCAAGATTCCACTTCATCAAAGAGAGCGATAACTATAGAAAATTGGCCGTATGCCGATTTGTAA
- a CDS encoding PilZ domain-containing protein, which yields MGSGSPLAARLALNIFLAGFIGLAILALFVALYFISKKVDKYKSSEEYAEKNKNKPTSHKDLNEISKKAHLSKNERELLIKIFKLHPLPNIKFLLKNIEDLEPYFKEQFKHFESEKNEEAKKILFNLKANFQKTFENSALIKNSRLIPIDSILTFTPSKGIHYKFTLIDSNQEELHMRLPKIMKEEDKPEILSKIKLIFVYKDSTPYEMEARVVRYQRGKNDVPLIVCAQTDRIEIRKKRIYPRIDVYSICIFSFAKMEKIDDKTEFTISDKMHDGVLADSSAGGCRIITKLPIKNEQHIHIKGPLDGKEVSEAIGYILRTTKNKNDEYILHIKYERINLATVNKISAVAYKYIER from the coding sequence ATGGGTTCAGGTTCACCTCTTGCAGCAAGATTAGCGCTCAATATTTTTTTAGCGGGTTTTATTGGACTTGCGATTCTAGCGCTATTTGTCGCATTGTACTTTATTTCAAAAAAGGTTGACAAATATAAATCTTCCGAAGAATATGCTGAAAAAAATAAAAACAAACCAACTTCGCACAAAGATTTAAATGAAATTTCAAAAAAAGCGCATCTTTCTAAAAATGAACGCGAACTTTTAATAAAAATTTTTAAACTACATCCTCTGCCAAATATAAAATTTCTCTTAAAAAATATTGAAGACCTAGAGCCCTATTTTAAGGAACAGTTTAAACACTTTGAAAGCGAAAAAAATGAAGAAGCTAAAAAGATTCTCTTCAATCTAAAAGCAAATTTCCAAAAGACATTTGAAAATTCAGCTTTGATAAAAAACTCAAGGCTTATACCGATAGATTCAATTTTGACCTTTACACCGTCAAAAGGTATTCACTATAAGTTCACTTTGATTGATTCAAATCAGGAAGAACTGCATATGCGGCTTCCAAAAATTATGAAAGAAGAAGACAAGCCTGAAATTCTTTCAAAAATAAAACTGATTTTTGTGTATAAAGATTCAACTCCATACGAAATGGAAGCGAGAGTTGTTCGCTATCAACGTGGAAAAAATGATGTTCCCCTCATAGTGTGTGCACAAACAGATAGAATCGAAATAAGAAAAAAAAGAATTTATCCGAGAATAGATGTTTACTCAATTTGTATTTTTTCTTTTGCAAAAATGGAAAAGATAGACGACAAAACAGAATTTACAATTTCGGATAAAATGCACGACGGCGTTTTAGCGGATTCTTCGGCAGGAGGCTGTAGAATAATAACTAAATTGCCGATAAAAAATGAGCAGCATATACACATAAAAGGGCCGTTAGATGGGAAGGAAGTTTCTGAAGCGATTGGTTACATATTAAGGACGACCAAAAATAAAAATGATGAATACATCCTTCACATAAAATACGAGAGGATAAATCTCGCAACTGTGAATAAGATAAGTGCAGTCGCCTACAAGTACATCGAGCGGTAA
- the rdgB gene encoding RdgB/HAM1 family non-canonical purine NTP pyrophosphatase, with amino-acid sequence MRLFLASGNRHKQKEVQEILKDYEVLIPKDLGIDFDPVETGESFYENSLIKARSLWDLVHETVIADDSGICVEALNNAPGIYSARYAGPLYMKGYPDGHKITQEEQNNYLIQQLNDTESENRNCFYVCSMVLLFNPQKFFIAQETFEGKLIKDINEQAGSGGFGYDPIVYLPEYKKTVAELSADEKNKISHRGKALRQIATILNSIS; translated from the coding sequence ATGAGATTATTTTTAGCTTCAGGAAACAGACACAAACAAAAAGAAGTTCAGGAAATTCTTAAAGATTATGAAGTATTGATTCCGAAAGATTTGGGAATTGATTTTGACCCGGTTGAAACAGGAGAATCTTTTTATGAAAATTCTCTGATAAAGGCTCGTTCACTTTGGGATTTAGTGCATGAAACAGTTATTGCAGATGATTCTGGGATATGCGTTGAGGCTTTGAACAATGCTCCAGGAATCTATTCTGCAAGGTATGCTGGTCCTTTATATATGAAAGGCTATCCTGATGGACACAAGATAACTCAAGAAGAGCAAAATAATTATCTTATACAACAACTCAATGACACGGAAAGCGAAAATCGAAATTGCTTTTATGTTTGTTCGATGGTGCTTTTATTTAATCCACAAAAATTTTTTATTGCACAAGAAACTTTTGAAGGCAAATTGATAAAAGATATAAATGAACAGGCTGGAAGCGGTGGTTTTGGATACGATCCTATAGTGTACCTTCCAGAATACAAAAAAACTGTTGCAGAGCTTTCTGCAGATGAAAAAAATAAAATTTCGCACAGAGGAAAAGCTCTAAGGCAGATTGCAACTATTCTAAATTCGATTTCGTGA
- a CDS encoding flagellin N-terminal helical domain-containing protein, whose amino-acid sequence MVINHNMSSMYSNRTLGVSNAQLQTNIEKLSSGQRINRAGDDASGLAVSEKMRSQIRGLNQANRNIQNGVSFIQSTEGYLQETTDILQRIRELAVQSSNGIYSDEDRMQIQVEVSQLVSEVDRIASQAQFNGMNMLTGAFAQNSVAGRVMQFQIGANVDQNARVYIGTMTAQALGLKGAQGSEEQIGIESPDKANMAIASVDNALLTVSKQRADLGAYQNRFEMASNGVGVAAENLQAAESRIRDTDMASEMVEYTKNQILTQSGTAMLAQANSQSQNVLALLR is encoded by the coding sequence ATGGTTATTAATCACAACATGAGTTCGATGTATTCAAATCGCACATTGGGAGTTTCAAATGCTCAGTTGCAGACAAACATCGAAAAACTCAGTTCAGGTCAGCGCATTAACCGCGCCGGCGACGATGCTTCTGGATTGGCAGTATCTGAAAAGATGCGCAGCCAAATTCGTGGATTGAATCAGGCTAACAGAAATATTCAAAACGGTGTTTCTTTTATTCAATCAACAGAAGGATATTTGCAGGAAACTACAGATATACTTCAGAGAATCCGCGAACTTGCAGTTCAATCATCAAACGGAATTTATTCCGATGAAGATCGTATGCAAATTCAAGTTGAAGTTTCTCAACTTGTATCAGAAGTTGACAGAATTGCCTCTCAGGCACAATTCAATGGAATGAATATGCTTACAGGTGCATTCGCTCAAAATTCGGTTGCAGGACGCGTAATGCAGTTCCAAATTGGAGCAAATGTTGACCAAAACGCTCGTGTATATATCGGCACTATGACCGCCCAGGCTCTTGGATTGAAGGGAGCACAAGGTTCCGAAGAACAGATTGGAATCGAATCGCCAGACAAAGCAAATATGGCTATAGCATCTGTAGATAACGCTCTTTTGACAGTATCAAAACAGCGCGCAGACTTGGGTGCATATCAGAATCGCTTTGAAATGGCTTCTAACGGCGTAGGTGTAGCTGCAGAAAACCTTCAGGCTGCTGAATCTCGTATCCGCGATACAGATATGGCAAGCGAAATGGTTGAATACACAAAAAACCAGATTCTTACACAGTCTGGAACTGCAATGCTTGCACAGGCTAACAGCCAGTCGCAGAACGTACTCGCATTGCTCAGATAG
- the fliD gene encoding flagellar filament capping protein FliD, with protein MPDISIPGVSDKYKTNDYIQALMKKERLPLTREQESLDRYKEQQSAWNEMNQKMSSLRTNTKTLYSFDNPFNNKLASSTDENAVTATPGRQAEYGSIKIDVIKPATSDRFLSENLEKDFTVPQGKYTFQVDEKTVSFNWRGGKLTDFVNSLNKRGSSTIKASLVGVSGEDKSLLIESVKTGDKNNLIFKDDALSFAVKHGIIAKMLSDKKTFGLEIGEYSSPEVEFPIPEVEQEGMPEFSLKDVEWDSEENRFILPPRAGLEINIPEEIFENANNRIEFSYSTFELEDITEELNIIRSTRPELQEAGKVTYEDVTILNDKSEASLPPVPPKPLEPIKNEADFYVKNGEGKETKIKTESLSTDSKTGEKTVMLDLKDYPDLKSIVVRNRNTGEAIALSTFTVYDAKKDLGFEPVNPVSKAGDAVIKYEGITINRPTNNIDDVIPHVTLNIFNPTEKTATIDIKPDKESAKDALISFVGTYNQVIAEMNILSENKPEIISELDYLSSSEKEDAQKKLGIFLGDSSLRSGKSALQSIISASYKWSENADITMLNQLGISTRATGTSGGYTASQLRGYLEINEKKLDESLEKDLDSIKNLFGYDSDGDLIVDSGIGFALDKQLTAWVQSGGIISNKTATLNGRIKSSETKIASLERQLETKEAQLRTKYGQMEGTLNSLNSQSSTISNFANNGRQQ; from the coding sequence ATGCCTGATATATCAATACCTGGAGTCAGTGACAAATACAAGACAAACGATTACATACAAGCACTGATGAAAAAGGAGCGACTTCCACTTACACGAGAACAGGAGTCGCTTGACAGGTACAAAGAACAGCAAAGTGCTTGGAATGAAATGAATCAAAAGATGTCTTCCTTGCGCACTAACACCAAAACGCTGTATTCATTTGATAATCCTTTTAACAATAAATTAGCCTCTTCCACAGACGAAAATGCTGTTACTGCCACGCCTGGAAGACAAGCTGAATACGGTTCAATAAAAATCGATGTTATAAAGCCTGCAACTTCTGACAGGTTCCTTTCTGAAAATCTAGAAAAAGATTTTACTGTTCCTCAAGGTAAATACACTTTTCAAGTAGATGAAAAAACTGTTTCTTTTAACTGGCGAGGTGGAAAGCTAACTGATTTTGTAAATTCTCTAAACAAAAGAGGCTCTTCAACAATAAAAGCGAGCCTAGTAGGAGTTTCAGGAGAAGACAAATCTCTTTTGATAGAATCTGTAAAAACTGGCGATAAAAATAACCTCATTTTTAAAGATGATGCCCTATCTTTTGCTGTAAAACACGGCATAATTGCAAAAATGCTTTCTGATAAAAAAACTTTCGGTTTAGAAATAGGAGAATATTCATCTCCAGAAGTCGAATTTCCTATTCCAGAAGTTGAGCAGGAAGGAATGCCTGAGTTTTCTCTAAAAGATGTGGAATGGGATTCTGAAGAAAATCGTTTTATCTTGCCACCTAGGGCGGGACTTGAAATAAATATTCCAGAAGAAATTTTTGAAAATGCCAACAACAGAATCGAATTTTCATATTCAACTTTTGAACTTGAAGATATTACAGAAGAATTAAACATCATTCGTTCTACCAGGCCTGAGCTCCAAGAAGCAGGCAAGGTAACTTATGAAGATGTTACGATTTTAAACGACAAGAGCGAAGCTTCCCTTCCTCCTGTGCCACCGAAACCGTTAGAGCCAATAAAAAACGAAGCAGATTTTTATGTAAAAAATGGCGAAGGGAAAGAAACAAAAATCAAAACCGAAAGCCTTTCTACGGATAGCAAAACTGGTGAAAAGACCGTGATGCTCGATTTAAAAGATTATCCAGATTTAAAAAGCATCGTTGTAAGGAACAGAAATACTGGAGAAGCGATTGCGCTTTCAACCTTTACAGTTTACGACGCAAAAAAAGATTTGGGATTTGAGCCTGTAAATCCAGTTTCCAAAGCAGGCGATGCCGTAATAAAATACGAAGGAATAACGATAAACAGACCTACAAATAACATAGACGATGTAATTCCTCATGTAACGCTTAACATCTTTAATCCAACAGAAAAAACTGCGACAATCGACATAAAACCAGACAAAGAATCTGCAAAAGACGCACTTATTTCTTTTGTAGGAACATATAATCAAGTTATTGCAGAGATGAATATATTAAGTGAAAACAAACCAGAAATAATTTCTGAACTGGATTATCTTTCTTCAAGCGAAAAAGAGGATGCTCAAAAAAAACTCGGAATATTTTTAGGCGACAGCTCATTGCGCTCAGGAAAATCTGCTTTACAGTCGATTATTTCTGCAAGTTATAAATGGTCGGAAAACGCAGACATAACAATGTTAAATCAGCTTGGAATTTCTACAAGAGCGACAGGAACTTCTGGAGGTTACACTGCAAGTCAGCTTAGAGGCTATCTTGAAATAAACGAAAAAAAACTCGATGAATCTTTGGAAAAAGATTTGGATTCGATAAAAAATCTTTTTGGCTACGACTCTGATGGGGATTTAATCGTCGATTCTGGAATTGGCTTTGCGCTCGACAAACAACTTACCGCCTGGGTTCAAAGTGGCGGAATCATCTCTAATAAAACGGCAACCTTAAACGGAAGGATAAAATCGTCCGAAACAAAAATTGCAAGTTTGGAGCGACAGCTGGAAACAAAAGAAGCACAACTGCGCACAAAATATGGTCAAATGGAAGGAACTTTAAACAGCTTAAACTCCCAGTCAAGCACAATTTCTAATTTTGCAAATAATGGAAGACAGCAGTAA
- a CDS encoding flagellar protein FlaG, with translation MNITSIGQPAMDGRLNINSTATQAGKSPPKTELNVPMADAAQVVQNISDNNAQLQEDVRQLQRLSDVVSGRKVQFSLNKELNQVVVTVFDSSTNQVIKQIPSEDIQRLKVRIRKAIGVLFDEMI, from the coding sequence ATGAATATAACTTCCATCGGGCAGCCGGCAATGGATGGCCGCCTAAATATAAACTCCACCGCAACTCAGGCAGGAAAATCTCCGCCAAAAACGGAGCTAAATGTGCCTATGGCAGATGCTGCACAAGTGGTTCAAAATATTTCTGACAATAACGCCCAACTTCAAGAGGATGTTCGTCAACTGCAAAGACTTTCGGATGTTGTTTCGGGTCGAAAGGTTCAATTCAGTTTGAATAAGGAATTGAATCAGGTGGTTGTAACCGTTTTTGACTCTTCAACAAATCAAGTTATAAAGCAAATTCCTTCAGAGGATATACAACGCCTAAAGGTACGAATTAGAAAAGCGATTGGTGTTTTGTTCGATGAAATGATTTAA